The genomic region GACCATATTAAGAACGATCATCGGTTCTATGGACCCTCGTGGAAAAACACTAGTGCTGAGCAATGGGCGTGCAATCACTGGCAAATTGGTAAATGTTTTATGCCCACAGATGGATATAGTGGAGTGACGTCTATTCGGGATACAGATTTCAACGGTGTCATTAGTGTAATTTTGAACTGTAAACACTTTGATAACCTGATGTCATTTAGCATAGCTCCCATGTCGTTTGGGCCGTGTCTTTTAACAAAGGTAACTGCTTTACATAGCATGCATTACTTTTAAGAGAACACACATTTTGTGTATGtaaataatatgcataataaaaAACGATAGCTCcatgattaaattaattcaaaatatGCCTTTTTAGTATTTTCAAACTATTATATCTTGTTCTTTTGTGCACTATACATGCCATAGTAATTCcatatgcatatatacatattatgcatATGTTTCCTTATTTTAAATCACGTTTTACAGGCACGTGACATTGGCAAAGCTGTCCGACATTCTTCATCGTGTGAAGTAACAGACTCTGACCTCAACGATTATTTTAATACACTAGAAACATTGCTCAAGGATTCAAAGACACTAGCAAACGACAGTAGCGCACAAGATGCGGTCAGCAAGTTGAATCtggtaacatatatttttgttatgaatttgAGTTTGTATAAAGTGAACTCGGTATTTAAAAAGCGAACGCGATATTACAAAAAAAAGTTGGCAATGTAATGTTGATGTGGTTAAATGATAAGTTCAAACTTTTTTTCTGCATATTGAACAGCTGGCAAGTACAGTACAGAAAGCGTGTACTTGAACAAACGCAACACCTCGCGGTAATCACCTCACTGTGTCCACCCCCAACATGACCTCCGATATGGATGTTCGGGTCAGCCGTCACGGTGGCCGCTGGACAAAATACTAACACCGCGAAACCACGAAGACGGACATTATATTTCGCGGTGTTCACCGTGTCCGACTTACAAATGCATgtagttttaaaaaaatgtatacagtCGTTAATTATAGTTATAAATATAATTTCGAAAAGAACTGCATCAACCGTTTAAATTCTCTGcgtatttgtaaacaaattgcaAGTAGGTCACGTAGCAAAACCATATTTTACAttgcagaaaaaaaaaatatcattattattaaactgAAAATGAACTCGATAAAACTTATGGAAATAAGACTAATGAGAATTAAATTGATCTAAACCCCACACATATTATAGTcgtataaatatgtttattttcttttaaacaatcgtccgttttttttcaaaatattataaatacattttctgaaaacgcttctaaaattaaatacgcttgTAGATTTGCCGTTAATTAAAAACATAACGAAGTACCCGATgcgcgcacatcccggaacgtAATTTACACATGTTCAATTGTAATACACCTGTATCGATTGGACATCAATTACAtcgttattttaaaaagaaaccGGATGTTCACTCTACattttagaaaaatggcggccgaATAAGTGTATGCAATTCTTTAACACATTAATCGTTCATTAAAGCAAGATTTTGATCTTGATAATGGGAGTCGTGATTATACGGAATTATGAGGTAATCGATAGAGTCGTTAAAAGTAGTAAGAATGCGGTAATCGATAGAGTCGTGATAATACGTATGTTATGGGGGAATAGATAGAGTCTGGATGATACATGTACGTATCTATGTGCATGATGTAAGAAAGGGTTAAAGAACGCGCAACCCTGCGATGATCACGAGTGTTCTTAGTAACGATAGCGTGCGATCGCGGTGTTAGCGGGTATTCTTCCAACACCGGGGGCAATAGCGTGTCCACCCCCGCGAAAAAAAAACTTCGGGAAAAGTGCACACCACGGGCGGGTGTTTTTGTTCAAGAACACGCTTTCTGTACTGTTTGCGCATAATTCTTCAAAGTGGCGTCGAAACAAacaagaaagagaaaaataataaaaactattgacCATATCACTAGCTTttgtagtagtaatggtagtattagtagtagtagtagtagaagtagtagttttagtattattattattattattagtagtagtagtagtagtagaagtagaagtagtagtagtagtagtagtagtagtagtagtagtagtagtagttagtagttagtagttagtagtagtagtagtagtagtagtagtagtagtagtagtagtatatgaCATTGTATAAATTAAGTTAGTAtcttttatttcacaatttatttTTCTAGTTACGAAAAGAGAGCACTATTTCTTTGGCGGAAATGAGTCAATTGCTGAAAGATGCACACGAGACTTTAGGAAAGGCTGAAAATTTGTCCAAGGAGTGCAAGTCACAAATGGAATCCTACATGGAACAACTGAAGATAAAACTAGATGAGCACGCTGaaacacttataaaaaaatatacaaaaaacttTACTGAGGAGGCAAACAATTTTACAGAAGTAAGAAAAGCAAATATTACAGAACATGCAAATACGTGCACAGTAGAaagtaaaagactcattaatgaacATGCTCTCACATGTACAGAAGAAAGTAAAAGAAACTTAACGGAACATGTGAACACACTTACACAGAAGTCCATACAATATATTCAAGGAGCTAACTCGTCAAAGCAAGAAAGCGACTATGAACATGAAGTCGAAGGTAAAACTATTGATatatttaatagaatatgtctttattatacccccacaaataaAGTTTAGGATATAGGGTGGTTACCGATTTGCAATTGAAGAATCAAGAGGTGTGCCCCCTATTGATTTAATTAATGAATTTCTCCGACCAGATCTGTTTCATGATACATGTAGCATCTAAGCACAAACAATGCAAGGTACATGCATCTGACGTTTGCCTAAGAAATTTTTAACCTGGATGTCATTTGAGTTATCAAGAATGATGTGATATTAGTAGTCATACACAAATGTACATATGACATGTCTGACATATCCGTTGTAGTGATACCTACTTTCTATTCAATACTACCATGCCTGGTAACCTGCTGTACTGACAATGACTTCCTACTACCATGCCTGACACACCCGTTGAACCTACACTGACTTCCTACTACCATGTCTGGCGCAATTGTTGTACTGATACTGACTTCCTACTACCATGTCTGGCGCACCTGTTGTACTGATACTGACTTCCTACTACCCTGTCTGGCGCATCTGTTGTACTGACACAGACTCCATATTACCATGCCTGGCACACCCGTTGTACTTATACTGACTCTGCTACCATGTTTAGCCCACCTGCTGTACATACAATGACTCACTACTACCATGTCTGGCCCACCTGCTATATATACAATGACTCACTACTACCATGTCCGGCCCGCCTGTTTCACTGACACTGACCTCCTACTTACATGCCTGGCACGCTCCTTTTACTGATACTGACTCTGGTATCAAGTCTGGCCCGCCTACTCTACTGACACTGACTTTCAACTACAATGCCTGGCACACCCattgtactgatactgactctTCTACGATGTCTGGTCCACATGCTGTATTGACACTGACTTCCTACAACCATATCAGGCACATCCGCTGTACTGATACTGACTTTCTGCTGTCATGTCTGATACACCCTTTGCACTGATACTGACTTTCTTTTACCTGTCTGGTACACCctttgtactgatactgactctgctaccatgtctggcccacctgctgtactgacactgacttcCTACTACATTGTCTGGAACACCCTTTGCACTGAAACTGACTTCCTATTTCCATGTCTGGTACACCCTTTGAACTGATACTGACTCTTCTACCATGTCTGGCACACCTGCTGTACTGACACTGACATCCTACAACCATGCCTGGCACACGCattgtactgatactgactctCTGCTACCATGTCTGGCCCACCTGCTGTACTGTAAATGACTCTCTTCTACCATGTTTGGTACATCctttgtactgatactgactctGCTACCATATCTGACCCACCTGCTGTACTGAAACTGACTTCCTACTACCATGTCTGGCCCACCTGTTGTACTGACACTGACTGCCTACTACCATGTCTGGCCCACAtgctgtactgacactgacttcCTACTACCATGTCTGACTCACCCGTTGTACTGACAATGACTCCTCCCTACTACCATGTCTGGAACACGtgctgtactgacactgacttcCTACTACCACGTGTGACTCACCCGTTGTACTGACACTGACTACCTACAACCATGTCTGGTGCACCctttgtactgatactgactctGTTACCATGTCTTACCCACCTGCTGTAGAACAACAaccaaaactactactactactactactactactactactactactactactactactactactactactactactactacttcttctacttatactactactactactactactactactactactactactactactactactactactactactactactactactactactactactagtacttctacctCTTCtcctaccactattactactactactactactactactactacaactactactactactactactactacttctattacttcatATACTATTTATACTGCTCacgctactactacttcttccttTGCTTCTCCATATTtatctactaccactactacatcTTGTACTTCTGCTCTTATTGCTGCTGCTATTTCAACTTCAACTACAAGTACTTCTTCTCTTATATCGGCTATTTTACtacttataatttttaaatatgtcaTATGTATTTCAGATTTTGTTGGGCGATTGAAACATCATTACAAGCGCAAGCTGAGTCACGTGTCTATATCAACATTATTGCCAAGTGGCGACGAATCCCTAAGTAAGATCTATGCAGCGCCCGCAATATGCCGAGTAGTTGAAAGCAGCGGCGGGAATAAAACCGAAATTCCAATTACAACTTACAAAGAAATATTATGTACGGgtgaaaatgaaaaaatgaacaagtGCATATTTTTACAAGGCGAAGCTGGCATGGGAAAGTCAACGTTTGCTTCTAAACTGGTATTGGACTGGTGTAATCAAGGAGATGAATTAACATCTTCTAAAACGTTTGTTGACTTGAACACGTTGCAAGAATTTAAACTTGCATTATTAATTACTTTGAGAGATTCTGTTTGTGAACGCGATGTCACTAATATGATCAAAGAACAGATTATCGACATGGTTTATACTGATACAGAACGAAATGACGCGTATGCTTTGCTAAATAAAATCATGCGACATGAATtgtgtttggtggtacaagacggGTTAGACGAGTGGAAGGATCTGCAAGGGAAACTAGCTCAGCCTATCATGCTTTCCTGTTACAGCCAGTGTACAGTTTTTACTACATCAAGGCCATGGAAATTGACTGATGAACTCATCAAGAATTCTCAAATTGACAGCCTATTTGAACTGAAAGGTGTCCGTGATCCATATGAACTGTGCAAATCACTCCTTGATAGCTTTGGGTGCAATACATTAAAAGAGTTTAAACAATATGTATCAGAAAATAAACTACATGCTTTATTGTTGTCTCCAATGTTGCTCTCGCTAATTGTTAGTTCTTGGGTCGACGGAACACGATTGACAGGGTCACGGTGCGATATATACACTGTTTTAGTTGACGCTCTTTTTAAAAAAGCGAGTGAAAAGATTAGCTTTTTTGTTCAGCCACCATTCGTGTGCTTCCAAAACACACGTTACCTTCAACACAATTTTGAACATCTGCAAGCCATTGCCAAAGCagcattttttatgttgttttcagcAGATCGGGAACAATCCCTAGTTATAAGCGATCGACAATTGTCACACTGCCTGACAGATGAACAGAAATACATTGCCCTTAAGACCGGTATTATAACGGAAAGAAAATGTGTCAGTAGAACATATCAAACATCCACGTgttcatttattcataaaagtgtTCAGGAGTTTCTAGCTGCTGTTCATATAGCAGAAAACAGTGCAACTCTTCGGGTCGTTTTTAGATTTTTTGCCGATGATTCGAACGCGATGTTTGGAaatcagatatttatttttttgtgcggtttaaacattttattagcaAATGAATTTTCGCGAATTATAGACAGCACTAGGTATAGCAATTTTTGGTTGTCCACATACATAGCGGGATTTATCGAAGCGCAAGCAAATGTCCAGAATCCAAATGATATTGATCTTAAACTCAGCCATTTAGTTATTGGTAATTTGAGTAGTGTTGATGACAACGCTTTTCTTCACATCTTGCAAATGAACAAGTCCAACGCTAAGCTTCTTGAAATATCACGGAACATATTACTACCACCGAACGTCCTTCATGGGCTTGCGCAACTGAAGGTAATAAAGTTGTGGGCCTGTGAGTGTAAAGGACTCGACTTATCATCATGTCATAATCTGGAAAAAATAGGGCTTTCGAGTAAAGGAATCACGCTACAGCCGAATGCCTTTAATGGACTTGCGCAACTGAAGACATTAACGTTGTCTGGATGTGAGTGTAAAGGACTCTACTTATCATCATTTCATAATCTGGAAATAATAGAGCTTTGGGGTGAAGGAATCACGCTACAGCCGAATGCCTTCAAGGGACTTACGCAACTGAAGGAATTATCGTTGTGTAAATGTGAGTGTAAAGGGTTGGAATTATCATCTTGCCATAATCTGGAAATAATAGAGCTTTTGGACATTTGTTTCACGTTCGACTTATCATCATgtcataatattgaaaaaataaggCTTCGTGGCAATCGAATCACGCTACAGCCGAATGCCTTTAATCGGTTTGCGCAACTGAAGACATTAACGTTGTCTGGATGTGAGTGTAAAGGACTCGACTTTTCATCATGTCATAATCTGGAAATAATAGATCTTAGTGGTGAAGGAATCACGCTACAACCGAATGACTTTAATGGACTTGCGCAGCTGAAGACATTAACGTTGTCTGGATGTGAATGTAAAGGACTCGACTTATCACCATGTCATAATCTGGAAATAATAGATCTTAGTGGCAAACCAATCACGCTAAAGCCGAATGCCTTTAATGGACTTGCGCAACTAGAGATAATAGAGTTGCGGGACTGTGAGTGTAAAGGACTCGACTTATCATCATGTCATaatctgaaaataataaagctttatggCAATCGAATCACGCTACAACCGAATGCCTTTAATGGACATGCGCAACTAAAGGTAATAAAGTTGCGGGTCTGTGAGTGTATAGGACTCGACTTATCATCATGTCATAATCTGGAAATAAAAGATCTTAGTGGTGAAAGAATCACGCTACAACCGAATGCCTTTAATGGACTTGCGCAACTGGAGAAATTAACGTTGTCTGGATGTGAGTGTAAAGGACTCGACTTTTCATCATGTCATAATCTGGAAATAATAGATCTTAGTGGTGAAGGAATCACGCTACAACCGAATGACTTAAATGGACTTGCGCAGCTGAAGACATTAACGTTGTCTGGATGTGAGTGTAAAGGACTCGACTTATCATCATGTCATAATCTGGAAATAATAGATCTTAGTGGCAAACCAATCACGCTAAAGCCGAATGCCTTTAATGGACTTGCGCAACTAGAGTTAATAAAGTTGCGGGACTGTGAGTGTAAAGGACTCGACTTATCATCATGTCATAATCTggaaataataaagctttatggCAAACAAATCACGGTACAGCCGAATGCCTTTAATGGACTTGCGAAACTATGGTTAATAAAGTTGCGGGACTGTGAGTGTAAAGGACTCGACTTATCATCATGTCATAATCTGGACACAATAGATCTGCGTGGCAAACCAATCACGCTAAAGCCGAATGCCTTTAATGGACTTGCGCAACTAGAGTTAATAGAGTTGCGGGACTGTGAGTGTAAAGGACTCGACTTATCATCATGTCATaatctgaaaataataaagctttatggCAATCGAATCACGCTACAACCGAATGCCTTTAATGGACTCGCGCAGCTGAACATGTTAAAGTTAGAGGGATGTGAGTGAGAAGGGTTTGACATATCATCATGTCGCAACCTGGTGACTATTGATCTTCGTGGTGTAGGAGTCGCGCTACAACCGAAAGCCTTTCGCAGACTTTCACAGCTGAGGACAGTCAATATGGTGGATATTAAATGTAACAGTTtggaatgtttttaaacaatcatAAAATATTAACCACGTGAAACGCTGCTTGCGCAAAacgtaagtagtagtagttattattttaaataataatgtattctTTAAATTTCCAACTGGTGTATAATCCAGGGCTTTGTGTTGCTATTATTTAGCTGTATAGTTTAAAAGTCATTGAAGTGATATGTTTACCTTACTTGAGGATTTGTAATACAGTTATATAAAATAGGTATTTACATACTCCTCAATATGAAATGGTAAAATTCTCTAACTGCTATTgattataaaaacacacacacacgcacacccccccacaaacacatatatatatatatatatatatatagtgtatgCACATTTGATAGCCAAAGGTTTTTGTGTAGCGTGAAGCAGGATCTGATGAAATAAGTGTTGAAATAATTTAAactataaattattgtttacataaaCGATATTCCGTGTAAGAAGTTGTTTGTGTTTCTTCTTAGGTGTACTGTTCTGTTTTAGTTGGAACGCTTGTTCAAACAAGATATCAGGATCTGAAGTGTTGAAATAATTGTAAACTATAAGTTATTGTTTACATAAACGATTGTTTCGTATTAAAAGATGTTTTGTTCCTTGTTATTTGTACAGTTTCTGTTATAGTTGAAAGGTTTGTTAAGACAAGATAACACGCACCTTGAGAAGGATGACGTCTACCGATTTACTATAGACCCCCTATGCATATTATTGGTTCTTTATACAGAACAAGCTGTATTTAAACGATGGAAAAGTCAAACATGcagattttatatcaatatcaagaGTTCATCAACATTGATTTTTAACTAACCTTCAGCACTTCGTGATTATCTCATGCCCAATGTGCATTGTCTTTAACTTTAAGCTAAGATATTACTGAAGTGGTTACGGTTTTTATCAattattgatgaaactttgtcagaatgtttatcttgacaattacTTTGAAGAGTTTGAGTCTTGTGCACGTGCTTTCAACAACACAGTTGTCAGGTCAATCTTAGAAACACATTGTTGCCACTCTTAAGACAACACATTTTTACTAAATATTGATGCAACTTTTTCAtattgtttatcttgaaaatttGTACGCCAATTTGAATCAAGGCAAGTTTTCACCAGGGCCGATTGTATAATAAAACTTCCACTCTAACGGCCACATGTACTGCTCAATCTTTAATGTACCATAATATTGATCATGACATTTTCTACATCCAGTTCTAATCTGTGTCAcctgcatttaaaaaatatggcATTATGTCTACTCTTAGGAAAACAGTCTCGAAAAAATACATAATGgaatcaatattgatgaaacttcgACAGAAGGTGTATTTTTACATTTTCTAGGTTGAGTTTGAATCTTGCATAAATAACtttgtcaccaggtcaaatctttaaaCTTATTTGTAACAAACTATACTGGCCtaatttattagttaatattaatgttatgtgttaGAATTTTTATTTTGGCAATATCAAGCCATAATTTTTATATAGGTCAAGTGTGAAAAGAACAAGGGCACGAGGtcatatctaaaaaaaaatgttatcactCTCGCGGAAATATTCAtgatcaatcttgatgaaacatattaataatgtttatcttgaaaatgtcTTGAACAATTTCAAATATGGGTCAAGTGCGTCCGAAATCTAGGAAATAAAGTGGAACCTGCGAAAACTTTTTAACCACTCCAGATATGTTATTCTTGGCTCGCTCTTAATATTACTTTTTGGAATGTTAATCTTTACAATATGTATGCGGGGTTTAtgtatgcatgtgggtaaagggtcgttccagattagcctttgcagtcgcacaggctaatacgaCACAACACTTTTTGCCAAAACTCATTTTTTGCAAAGTAGAGACTTTTTAATCGAAATATCATATAAAAGCGTTATGGGTTGTCACTGGCAAGCATGTGTGGACTGAAAAGGATAATCTGGGAAGAcgatttacgcaaatgcattaaagccacacaacttagttggcatagtaaatttaagtataaataataatcatattttatctatgccaattaaaatatatctggtggtcATAAGGTAGTAATCCGTCTTTTTTatgctttaaaacttgaaaataatcGCGTTTTTCGAAAtcgacgtatacgtatagaaatcctactttcggttttaaaatttaaaaataataataaattacttgctaactaggctatagatttaattatatcaatgccaataagaatatatctggtggttacaaggttgacatccgtctttttgcgctttaaaactaaaaaataatcgcgtttgtcgaaatggacttatacgtatagaaatcttactttcggttttaaaattaaaaaaaataataaattacttgctaactaggttatagatttaattacaattttgcacaccatcaaattgcatctatatgtattgacaaacatgtatttcatttcaaggtgtgtggttttaagccctgtttttctagAGTAAGTGGTGGTTGTAAAGTGGTCTTCTAAAGGTGTGTTAAACTCACGCCTCTGTGGTACAGCTGTTATACTGAATATTCAAAACATGATAACTAAATTAACACATTTAATCATATAATCGAGACTTAATCAATGAAAAAGACATTGTTAGCCAATAAATCGAAATAGTTTTTGTTAATTGTGTGGCCATTTTGTACTGAATACATTGTAAGCAACTGTTCAAACCTCAAATAGTGTTACTTAGTGGATGTTTAACATGTGTATCATTGTCAATGTAATAAATACTGGAATATTGCTTATAAAACTATATATTATCTGCAATAACTTGTGCAGCAATAACCGCTTGTTGCagatataacatatattttatggTAAGATTTGAGAGTGCAGTAAAATGTTCGGTTTCAAAGCGATCGGCTTCGCAGCACTGTTTGAGGCAGCGCTATGCGTGATTATACGTCATTGAAAACGCACAAGTTTCTGACAAGAATATTTATTGGTAGTTGATGCTTAGTGGTAGATTGAACCAGGATTTTGATATACCAGATTTTCGGTGTTCTGTCTGTGGTACAACGAAGCGCCGCTCTTCGAATTCAAGCTGGTTGGACAACCCGTTGTTCATAAGTGGTTTTGGGTATGCAATTAAGAGGCAGAATATAGAAGACTTCACTGAGACAGAAGGGATAATAtggttatatattatttattttataatcatcTAAAAATATGAGATTATAATTCGTAAAATGACTATTATGTCGATATATATGAAAACTGATATCAACCTCGTGTGCCAATACATTAACTTGAAAATGACTGCTCTTATTTGGGACAAGGGTATATAATACTACATTTATGGACTTGTATCTTAATTTATAAACCGACTGAGCATTGCTTCCTCTTCAATGAATCAATATATGTTAACGGGTTGAAAAAACGTGCTTGCTTTTAACACACGTCTATAATAATATGCCGTCAAGAATATAAACACGGGCatgtatatattttcatataaaataccaTGTTAGTGTCATTGTGTACTTTAATTTACCCGAATAGTTGAAGACAGGTTAACACGACGAAGCTTCTGAGACAAGTAGGATAAATTCAATGACACTATCACGGTATTCTAATTATCCTACaatatgaaaacacatttttcgTGTGACAATCAAAatattagctttgcattattaaATGCAATAGTCAAAACATATTGAAATAACTTAATCGAACCTCGCTAAAAATtgtataaaatttatttatcactTGTGGGTTAGAGACGCAAAGTAGCCCGCAACAATTAATGCAAAAGTAATACAAAAATCGCCATATACATCgattaaaatttaataatgattcTAAATTTACACACGCCAGAGTTTATTGTTCAAACTGAACCTATTGTGTAATGAAAGCAAAATACTAAAAACAAAGATGGCTGTCATTTTCAAATGACTTAATGTGTATCCTTACATCAGACATGATTCTAAATTGTATCCCGGCCGATAGTGTTTGAGTTGATAAGAAACTCCTCTGTAACTCCTCCTTTGGCACTCGTTCTACTAACTGGAATATAAAGGCAATCTTCTACTGGATTTTGCtcaaaacaacaaacattttttttgtatgaaTTTAAATCACCATGTTCATTTTTTTGTCCAGTCGTGTTTGCTGCCATATTGAGTTTAAGTCACAGACAATTTTTATCACCCATACAAAGTTCTTCAGAAAACACTTACACACATCGGTTTGTTCGAGTTCAGTCAACATTATTAAAGAAAACTACTAAGCAATATCGCCGGTTTCATTTGAGACAGATATTCACATTTATTCACATTGCATTAAATTTATATAATCTTAAAGTTAAAAACACTAAAAAACGTAATATTTTAGTTCAACTCCGTTGTAAAATACCCAGACATATTTAAGCGAGGTAAATTGCCTACATGTCGTCAATTCATTTGACCTTAACCTAACAAACAGCCACGCGATGTACATGCAGTAGCAGTATTAAGGTTTTGGAAAATGTCAACCACAATTATAAACGACATCGCGagtttctttatattaaatcatAAAGCTGTAGAAACCATGTCAACTGGTACgcgattgaaataaaattgatgtaTACGtagaaaataaaatttcaaaaaactTTTCATTTATACGCAAAATAATATGatcttatgtttttgttttaaagctGATGGTTGTACACAAAGAATAGGTCTAACTTTCATGTAAAGATTCAACTAATGCCACTTTTATTGCCATACAACTGCCTGCAGTTAAAGGTTTGAAATTAAATGGCCATAATAAGCATCTGTACTGCCACAAAACTGAATGCAGTTAAACATGTAAGTTAACTTTAGCCATCTTTATCACCACTAAACAGCATGTAGTtgaaattttgaaacatttttttccttttaaccATCTTTATTGCCACATGGTTGCATGTAATTaacaatttgaaataatttggTTACCTTAAAAAAATTTCATTACAGCCACGCTCTGGTAAAATAGAGCtttaagcatgtgcgtaaagtatcgttaaAGATAAGCATGTGCGCAAAGTATCGTTCAATAACAGTATGTGCAGTCCATATGGTAAAACAGAGCGttgagcatgtgcgtaaagtatcattcaagattagcatgtgcagtccatggTAAAACAGAGCTttgagcatgtgcgtaaagtaacgttcaagataagcatgtgcagtccatggTAAAACAGAGCTttgagcatgtgcgtaaagtatcattcaAGATCAGTATGTGCAGTCCATATGGTTAAACAGAGCTTtgagcatgtgtgtaaagtaacGTTCAAGATCAGTATGTGCAGTCCATATGGTTAAACAGAGCTttgagcatgtgcgtaaagtatcattcaAGATCAGTATGTGCAGTCCATATGGTTAAACAGAGCTttgagcatgtgcgtaaagtaacgttcaagataagcatgtgcagt from Dreissena polymorpha isolate Duluth1 unplaced genomic scaffold, UMN_Dpol_1.0 chrUn051, whole genome shotgun sequence harbors:
- the LOC127863864 gene encoding uncharacterized protein LOC127863864 isoform X5, whose protein sequence is MARLGDVFGVQEMTNWLKAWLALNITKDGLHEFVDREVKQFQTGIYQNITSTLGPSANTTCTSCFTANILPCPTQGVCKKRGRKSCKSMHDTPSRRHRPCPLSICEAVRDHIKNDHRFYGPSWKNTSAEQWACNHWQIGKCFMPTDGYSGVTSIRDTDFNGVISVILNCKHFDNLMSFSIAPMSFGPCLLTKARDIGKAVRHSSSCEVTDSDLNDYFNTLETLLKDSKTLANDSSAQDAVSKLNLLRKESTISLAEMSQLLKDAHETLGKAENLSKECKSQMESYMEQLKIKLDEHAETLIKKYTKNFTEEANNFTEVRKANITEHANTCTVESKRLINEHALTCTEESKRNLTEHVNTLTQKSIQYIQGANSSKQESDYEHEVEDFVGRLKHHYKRKLSHVSISTLLPSGDESLSKIYAAPAICRVVESSGGNKTEIPITTYKEILCTGENEKMNKCIFLQGEAGMGKSTFASKLVLDWCNQGDELTSSKTFVDLNTLQEFKLALLITLRDSVCERDVTNMIKEQIIDMVYTDTERNDAYALLNKIMRHELCLVVQDGLDEWKDLQGKLAQPIMLSCYSQCTVFTTSRPWKLTDELIKNSQIDSLFELKGVRDPYELCKSLLDSFGCNTLKEFKQYVSENKLHALLLSPMLLSLIVSSWVDGTRLTGSRCDIYTVLVDALFKKASEKISFFVQPPFVCFQNTRYLQHNFEHLQAIAKAAFFMLFSADREQSLVISDRQLSHCLTDEQKYIALKTGIITERKCVSRTYQTSTCSFIHKSVQEFLAAVHIAENSATLRVVFRFFADDSNAMFGNQIFIFLCGLNILLANEFSRIIDSTRYSNFWLSTYIAGFIEAQANVQNPNDIDLKLSHLVIGNLSSVDDNAFLHILQMNKSNAKLLEISRNILLPPNVLHGLAQLKVIKLWACECKGLDLSSCHNLEKIGLSSKGITLQPNAFNGLAQLKTLTLSGCECKGLYLSSFHNLEIIELWGEGITLQPNAFKGLTQLKELSLCKCECKGLELSSCHNLEIIELLDICFTFDLSSCHNIEKIRLRGNRITLQPNAFNRFAQLKTLTLSGCECKGLDFSSCHNLEIIDLSGEGITLQPNDFNGLAQLKTLTLSGCECKGLDLSPCHNLEIIDLSGKPITLKPNAFNGLAQLEIIELRDCECKGLDLSSCHNLKIIKLYGNRITLQPNAFNGHAQLKVIKLRVCECIGLDLSSCHNLEIKDLSGERITLQPNAFNGLAQLEKLTLSGCECKGLDFSSCHNLEIIDLSGEGITLQPNDLNGLAQLKTLTLSGCECKGLDLSSCHNLEIIDLSGKPITLKPNAFNGLAQLELIKLRDCECKGLDLSSCHNLEIIKLYGKQITVQPNAFNGLAKLWLIKLRDCECKGLDLSSCHNLDTIDLRGKPITLKPNAFNGLAQLELIELRDCECKGLDLSSCHNLKIIKLYGNRITLQPNAFNGLAQLNMLKLEGCE